A window of Pectobacterium carotovorum genomic DNA:
AGATCGTGATTGCCAAGCACCATACGGACAGAGGAACCGAGAGAACGAACAAGCCGCAGAACCTGAAGCGAGTCCGGCCCCCGTGCGACTAAATCGCCCGTTAACCAAAGTGTATCTTGTTCTGGATTAAAGGAAACTTGCGCCAATAGCGCGTTGAGTTCAACGTAACAGCCGTGAACATCGCCAACTAAATAGGTAGACATAATTAATGTATCAGTGAAGGGATAGCCAGACGGAAAACGGGGATTGGGACCTGAAACGCTTTACCTTGATGGTCAACCATATGGTAGTGGCCTTCCATCGTGCCAAGAGGCGTTTCTATGACGGCACCGCTGGTATAGTGGAATTCGCCACCGGGCTGGATAATCGGCTTTTCGCCGACGACGCCTTCACCCTGAACTTCAGTCTGGCGACCGTTACCGTTGGTGATCTGCCAATAACGCCCCAAAAGCTGGACTTCATGACGCCCCAGATTGCGGATCGTAATCGTGTAAGCAAACACGAAACGTTCTTCATCAGGCTCCGACTGTGATTCCACGTAGAAGCTCTGAACCTGTAAACAAACACGGGGCGCATTAATCATGATGAACTCCAGTTATTCCTGTTTTGCAGGATGCTCGCTCAGCCAGTTCGCCAATCGGCAATATTGCTCAACGGTCACATTCTCTGCGCGACTGGTGACATTGATCCCCAGTTCGGTGAGGATTTCCGGGGTGAACAGGTTGCCCAGACTGTTACGCAATGTCTTACGGCGCTGGTTAAACGCTTCCGTCGTGATGCGGCTCAGCACGCGAATGTCGCTGACCGGGTAGGGGATCTCGGCATGAGGAACGAGTCGCACTACGGCGGAGTCAACTTTAGGCGCGGGCTTGAATGCCTCTGGTGGTACTTCAAGCACTGGGATTATCTGACAATAATACTGTGCCATGACGCTCAGGCGTCCAAAAGCTTTACTGTTCGGTCCTGCCACCAAGCGGTTAACCACCTCTTTCTGCAACATAAAGTGCATGTCGCGGATAGATTGAGTATAGGTGAATAAGTGGAACATCAGCGGCGTGGAAATATTATACGGCAGGTTGCCGAAAACACGCAGCGGTTGCCCAGCCTGTTCAGCGAGCGCGGCGAAATCGATCGTCATGGCATCTTGCTGAATAATCGTCAGCTTGTCTTTCAGCGTCGGATGCGTTTCCAACCGCGCGGCCAGATCCCTATCCAGCTCAATAACGGTAAAACGATCCATTCGATCGCCAACGGGCGCGGTCAACGCGCCGAGGCCGGGACCGATCTCAACGATCGCTTGACCTGGCTGAGGATGAATCGCCGAAACGATGCTATCGATCACGAAGTGATCGTTTAAAAAGTTTTGCCCAAAACGTTTACGGGCGAAGTGACCTTGGTGTACGCGATTATTCATTACTGTGTTTTATCATTTTAATGGCAAGATTTAATGCCGTGATGAAGCTGCCGGGGTCGGCGCTGCCAGTTGCGGCCAGCTCTAGCGCTGTACCGTGATCGACCGACGTACGAATAAAAGGTAACCCCAACGTGATATTAACGGCGCGCCCGAAGCCCTGATATTTCAGAACCGGGAGCCCTTGATCGTGGTACATCGCCAAAACGGCGTCAGCGTGTTGCAGATACTTGGGCTGGAAAAGCGTGTCGGCAGGCAACGGTCCAACTAGTGTGATGCCCTGTTGCCGGAGTTCGTCCAGCGCGGGGTTAATTACATCCAGCTCTTCACGGCCCATATGGCCGCCTTCACCGGCATGGGGATTTAGCCCACACACATAAATCTGCGGTTGAGCAATGCCGAATTTTGTCTGCAAATCATGGTGCAAAATCGTGATGACTTCGTGCAGGCTCTGGCGGGTAATCGCTGCAGAAACAGCGGCCAGCGGAAGATGCGTGGTCGCTAAGGCAACACGCAGTTCTTCTGTTGCCAGCATCATGACGACACGGTCACAGCGGCTGCGATCGGCGAAAAATTCAGTGTGTCCGCTGAATGGGACACCAGCATCGTTGATAATGCCTTTATGCACCGGGCCGGTAATCAGCGCGGCGAATTCGCTGTTCAGGCAGCCATCGCAAGCACGCGCCAACGTCTCAACGACATAAGCGCTGTTAGCGACATTCAATTGGCCTGGAATGATGGTTGCTGGTGCGGCGATCGGCAGAATGGTCAGGCTACCCGCCTGTTGTGGCTGTGCGGGCTGGCCGGGTTGATAGTCACGCAGCGTCAGCGGCATCGACAACTGCACTGCGCGACTGAGCAACAGGTCAGGATCCGCACAGATCACGAGCTCTACAGGCCAGGCCTGCTGAGCCAGAGCAATCACCAGATCGGGGCCAATCCCGGCGGGTTCGCCGGGGGTGATCACAACGCGTGGCGTATTGCTCTCA
This region includes:
- the apaG gene encoding Co2+/Mg2+ efflux protein ApaG, whose protein sequence is MINAPRVCLQVQSFYVESQSEPDEERFVFAYTITIRNLGRHEVQLLGRYWQITNGNGRQTEVQGEGVVGEKPIIQPGGEFHYTSGAVIETPLGTMEGHYHMVDHQGKAFQVPIPVFRLAIPSLIH
- the rsmA gene encoding 16S rRNA (adenine(1518)-N(6)/adenine(1519)-N(6))-dimethyltransferase RsmA, which produces MNNRVHQGHFARKRFGQNFLNDHFVIDSIVSAIHPQPGQAIVEIGPGLGALTAPVGDRMDRFTVIELDRDLAARLETHPTLKDKLTIIQQDAMTIDFAALAEQAGQPLRVFGNLPYNISTPLMFHLFTYTQSIRDMHFMLQKEVVNRLVAGPNSKAFGRLSVMAQYYCQIIPVLEVPPEAFKPAPKVDSAVVRLVPHAEIPYPVSDIRVLSRITTEAFNQRRKTLRNSLGNLFTPEILTELGINVTSRAENVTVEQYCRLANWLSEHPAKQE
- the pdxA gene encoding 4-hydroxythreonine-4-phosphate dehydrogenase PdxA, with the translated sequence MQTESNTPRVVITPGEPAGIGPDLVIALAQQAWPVELVICADPDLLLSRAVQLSMPLTLRDYQPGQPAQPQQAGSLTILPIAAPATIIPGQLNVANSAYVVETLARACDGCLNSEFAALITGPVHKGIINDAGVPFSGHTEFFADRSRCDRVVMMLATEELRVALATTHLPLAAVSAAITRQSLHEVITILHHDLQTKFGIAQPQIYVCGLNPHAGEGGHMGREELDVINPALDELRQQGITLVGPLPADTLFQPKYLQHADAVLAMYHDQGLPVLKYQGFGRAVNITLGLPFIRTSVDHGTALELAATGSADPGSFITALNLAIKMIKHSNE